One Solibacillus sp. R5-41 DNA segment encodes these proteins:
- a CDS encoding recombinase family protein, with protein MTNTKTFGYIRVSDKGQNIDRQIVEMQALSIGERDIFIDKVSGKNFERPQYQALKAQLRKGDLVYITSLDRLGRNRNEIHKEWEAITKEIGADIVVLDMPLLDTRQHKDTLGTFVSDLVLQVLSFMAENEREKILARQAEGIAVAKAKGKHLGRPQLNLNTLTKQQRTDLEANYQAWKDKSITGVKFMEILELKKNSFYKIIGEYEQTIQQS; from the coding sequence ATGACAAACACAAAAACATTCGGCTATATACGAGTAAGTGACAAAGGGCAGAACATAGACCGACAAATAGTTGAAATGCAGGCACTAAGCATTGGCGAGCGTGATATTTTTATAGACAAAGTAAGTGGTAAGAACTTTGAACGCCCACAGTATCAAGCACTTAAAGCTCAACTACGCAAAGGCGACCTAGTTTATATCACTTCATTAGACCGTTTAGGTCGTAATAGAAATGAAATCCATAAAGAATGGGAAGCAATTACAAAGGAAATTGGAGCAGATATAGTTGTGCTTGATATGCCTTTGCTTGATACAAGACAACACAAAGATACGCTAGGAACATTCGTTTCTGATTTAGTTTTACAGGTGCTTTCATTCATGGCTGAAAATGAGCGAGAGAAAATTCTTGCTAGACAAGCAGAAGGAATCGCAGTTGCTAAAGCTAAAGGCAAGCACTTAGGTAGACCACAATTAAACCTTAACACTTTGACAAAGCAACAGAGGACAGACCTTGAAGCTAACTATCAAGCATGGAAAGATAAATCAATCACAGGTGTAAAGTTCATGGAAATCTTAGAGCTGAAAAAGAACTCGTTCTATAAGATTATCGGTGAGTATGAACAAACTATTCAGCAGAGCTAA
- a CDS encoding GIY-YIG nuclease family protein produces the protein MNITISDINLNEQVSLFEDSLRPNWNDKYYLYEALFNHIVEYKSIKGIDIEIPLMEIKCSCSYFSTYGKRFKGKGGIYFLFDKNGKLLNIGNTSDLYDRILKKWIGKNGGSKADYYFSDYYHSVALFCENDDMKRRLYEPYLINKLKPPLNKEFNYYDTSTYIETLKKEEEAARSSFFSRYKRNY, from the coding sequence ATGAATATTACTATATCGGATATAAACTTAAATGAACAAGTTTCTTTGTTTGAAGACTCATTAAGACCTAATTGGAATGACAAATATTACTTATATGAAGCTTTGTTTAATCACATTGTTGAATACAAATCAATCAAAGGTATAGATATTGAAATACCTCTAATGGAAATTAAATGTTCTTGTTCATATTTTTCTACTTATGGTAAGAGATTTAAAGGGAAAGGTGGAATTTACTTTTTATTCGATAAAAATGGTAAGCTTCTTAATATTGGTAACACTAGTGATTTATACGATAGAATCTTAAAAAAATGGATTGGGAAAAACGGCGGTTCCAAGGCTGATTATTATTTTTCTGATTACTATCATAGCGTAGCGCTATTTTGTGAAAATGATGATATGAAAAGAAGGTTATATGAACCATATTTAATCAACAAACTTAAACCACCTTTAAATAAAGAATTTAACTACTATGATACAAGCACTTATATAGAAACGTTAAAAAAAGAAGAAGAGGCTGCTCGGAGTAGTTTTTTCTCAAGGTATAAAAGGAATTATTAG
- a CDS encoding stalk domain-containing protein, with protein MKKILKPLISVIAIGAISLSVNTDKNIFANNIANTCEYDSASKGNPDYSTMNCLLTETALIYDVPPEIVKAIAEGESGNWRHFDKNGEAIVTADNGIGIMQITNQEGYNQDRLKSDLVYNIQAGVETLDKMFKRKDLPIINGGERDVLEHWYFAIMAYNGTKPVNSPIVQATGEKNSKAYQEKIFGIIEKFAMLDLAELPFSREHFQYDSSSSENIKFTTMKFNFELPLTKSKHYFETNQKVSATTTVNFRTKPNKDSDSKGSLSKGEIVTVTGPFEYDEDSTKKNHFVWYPVKRNDGTEGYVASSYLNYSTPTPTPTPTPTPKPLPPVTSASNDVVVVDGGKVVNGRTLVPIRVISEEFSSKVDWNQKSKTVTINDGTSEVVLTANSKKITVNGQPKIIDVPVRVENGKTLVPLVVASPSGSKASWDQNKKQASISFNGKTVIVNVNPNNQN; from the coding sequence ATGAAAAAGATATTGAAACCATTGATTAGTGTTATTGCCATTGGTGCCATCTCTCTATCTGTAAATACAGATAAAAATATATTTGCTAATAATATTGCAAATACATGTGAGTATGATTCGGCATCGAAAGGAAACCCTGATTATTCCACAATGAACTGTTTGTTAACCGAAACAGCATTGATTTATGATGTTCCTCCTGAAATTGTGAAGGCAATAGCGGAAGGTGAAAGTGGAAATTGGCGTCATTTCGATAAGAATGGTGAGGCAATTGTGACCGCTGATAATGGAATTGGCATTATGCAAATTACAAATCAAGAAGGCTACAATCAAGATAGACTAAAAAGCGATCTTGTCTATAATATTCAAGCTGGTGTAGAGACTCTAGATAAAATGTTTAAGCGGAAGGATTTGCCTATCATTAACGGTGGGGAAAGAGATGTATTGGAACATTGGTACTTCGCTATTATGGCTTATAACGGAACTAAGCCAGTAAATAGTCCGATTGTCCAAGCAACTGGTGAAAAAAATAGTAAAGCCTACCAAGAGAAAATCTTCGGAATCATTGAGAAATTTGCAATGTTAGACTTAGCAGAGCTACCTTTTTCACGCGAACATTTTCAATATGATTCTAGCAGTAGTGAAAATATTAAATTTACAACGATGAAGTTTAATTTTGAGTTACCATTAACAAAATCAAAGCATTATTTTGAAACAAATCAAAAAGTTAGTGCAACTACTACTGTAAATTTTAGAACAAAACCTAATAAGGATAGTGATTCTAAGGGTTCATTAAGTAAAGGGGAAATTGTTACCGTTACGGGCCCTTTTGAATATGATGAAGATTCAACGAAAAAAAACCATTTTGTTTGGTATCCTGTGAAAAGAAATGACGGGACAGAGGGGTATGTAGCATCGAGTTATTTAAACTACTCAACACCAACACCAACACCAACACCAACACCAACACCAAAGCCATTACCTCCAGTTACCTCTGCAAGTAATGACGTAGTAGTTGTCGATGGTGGGAAAGTAGTAAACGGCAGGACACTTGTGCCTATTCGTGTAATTTCCGAAGAGTTTAGTTCAAAAGTAGATTGGAATCAAAAGTCAAAAACAGTAACAATTAATGACGGTACAAGCGAAGTTGTTTTAACTGCAAATTCTAAAAAGATTACAGTTAATGGTCAACCAAAGATCATTGATGTTCCAGTTCGAGTTGAGAATGGAAAGACTCTCGTTCCTTTAGTTGTTGCTAGTCCAAGCGGATCAAAAGCTTCATGGGATCAGAATAAGAAACAAGCTAGTATTTCATTTAATGGCAAAACTGTTATTGTCAATGTCAATCCTAACAATCAAAATTAA
- a CDS encoding DUF3955 domain-containing protein encodes MKKYVIAWTLILLGIICFIAKVIIGSNVAADGRLEEPFFLLPIGFLLFFLGIVSLAGVALISVFKKTQVSK; translated from the coding sequence ATGAAAAAATATGTAATTGCATGGACACTAATTCTTTTAGGAATAATCTGTTTTATTGCGAAGGTTATCATTGGAAGTAATGTAGCTGCAGATGGCCGTTTAGAAGAGCCTTTCTTTTTGCTTCCAATTGGATTTTTATTATTTTTCTTAGGGATTGTGTCATTAGCTGGTGTGGCGCTGATTTCAGTGTTTAAGAAAACACAAGTTTCAAAATAG
- a CDS encoding DUF2651 family protein gives MEFLIVFLILPIIVHTVSSISYMFFKKWFIAPLIVFSVLTILTFTTFGETFFFWVIIFTIFSIITSIMTTKKSERTCA, from the coding sequence ATGGAATTTCTAATTGTATTTTTAATTTTACCTATTATAGTTCATACTGTTTCATCAATAAGTTATATGTTTTTTAAAAAATGGTTCATCGCACCATTAATAGTATTTAGCGTATTAACAATACTAACGTTTACAACATTTGGTGAAACATTCTTCTTTTGGGTGATTATTTTTACGATTTTCTCGATTATCACTAGTATTATGACCACTAAAAAAAGTGAAAGGACTTGTGCGTAA
- a CDS encoding asparagine synthase, producing MNNIREGLIPTILGSAVTVAGIALKQKSNSNNMIAHTVFGFGLAHIVLGAIDLVEHRR from the coding sequence ATGAACAACATTCGTGAAGGTTTAATCCCAACTATTCTAGGTTCTGCTGTTACTGTGGCTGGAATTGCACTAAAGCAAAAAAGCAATTCTAATAACATGATTGCACACACTGTATTCGGGTTCGGTTTAGCGCACATCGTGTTGGGTGCAATTGACCTTGTAGAACATCGTCGTTAG
- a CDS encoding GyrI-like domain-containing protein, with the protein MDCKKVKKVFKVIGIKGVGAFVNFGTEVPKLAKQFLTRLDKIENHSGIEIALFEPKRDANHLEGHYYVGVIVNESIKEVPVGMDYIEISQTYITTRGKINNIDNLHDQLLKWADDQGYKRDLESHIVETYHPIENSEEEVEIYLPVHL; encoded by the coding sequence ATGGATTGTAAAAAGGTTAAAAAAGTTTTTAAAGTTATAGGCATAAAAGGAGTTGGAGCTTTTGTTAATTTTGGTACTGAAGTTCCTAAACTTGCCAAGCAATTTCTAACTCGTTTAGATAAAATTGAAAATCATTCGGGTATTGAAATAGCTCTTTTCGAACCTAAAAGAGATGCTAACCACTTGGAAGGTCACTATTATGTAGGAGTAATTGTTAATGAGTCTATAAAAGAAGTTCCAGTTGGGATGGATTATATCGAAATTTCTCAAACCTATATTACGACTAGGGGGAAAATAAATAATATTGATAACTTACATGACCAATTATTAAAATGGGCAGATGATCAGGGTTATAAAAGGGATTTAGAATCTCATATTGTTGAGACCTATCATCCAATAGAAAATAGCGAAGAAGAAGTAGAGATTTATTTACCCGTCCATCTTTAA
- a CDS encoding FAD-binding oxidoreductase, whose protein sequence is MKKYEKPYKFVNGIWQLVESMGVHLVEYTDVTGVSDGNGRLLIATSKGDFQADKVLYTTGYETPPVGKRVGANINRSYVIVTKPIAQSPIWHENALIWETKNPYLYLRTTVDNRIIVGGLDEEQAEVPHSDKLIIKRCDQLKKQAQALFPDLPIEIEFSYCATFGDSIDGLPFIGEHPTKKNHYYLLGYGGNGTVCSMLGSKILAELMTGKVHPDAHIVQPKRTSSLIKDGKTVIN, encoded by the coding sequence ATGAAGAAATATGAGAAACCCTACAAATTCGTTAACGGCATTTGGCAGTTGGTCGAATCGATGGGTGTTCATCTAGTAGAATATACGGATGTTACGGGGGTTAGCGATGGAAATGGGCGATTGCTTATTGCTACGTCTAAAGGTGATTTCCAAGCGGATAAAGTTTTATATACGACTGGTTACGAAACGCCACCAGTTGGAAAACGAGTAGGCGCAAACATTAACCGCTCGTATGTCATCGTCACGAAGCCTATTGCTCAATCTCCTATTTGGCATGAAAACGCCCTAATTTGGGAAACAAAAAATCCGTATCTCTATTTACGCACAACGGTAGATAACCGAATCATCGTAGGTGGGCTTGATGAAGAACAAGCGGAAGTCCCTCATTCAGATAAGCTAATTATCAAGCGCTGTGATCAATTGAAAAAACAGGCACAAGCGCTTTTCCCGGACCTTCCGATTGAAATAGAATTTTCATACTGTGCAACGTTTGGCGACTCAATCGATGGTTTACCTTTTATCGGGGAACATCCAACAAAAAAGAATCATTATTATTTGCTTGGCTATGGAGGTAATGGAACCGTTTGTAGTATGCTCGGTTCAAAAATTTTAGCAGAGCTCATGACCGGCAAAGTGCATCCAGATGCGCATATTGTTCAACCAAAACGTACATCATCACTTATAAAAGATGGGAAAACGGTGATTAATTGA
- a CDS encoding GNAT family N-acetyltransferase, with the protein MKTIKLIKHDNQFAYDIHRLSQALEVKNALGLPNQTIEDTKNFNQNMIDEEKEGKTVSRLILNEEGKLIGITTLMFIDRTKNSCHIGSWIGYEYWGEGYNLLSKIAILKIAFCELQLDIVFAGARNINIRSQKAQQKLPFIRLNVENDFPQEHKFLEKKQKQPCVLHAFHKNDFIQFMTE; encoded by the coding sequence ATGAAAACAATTAAATTAATCAAGCATGATAATCAATTTGCATATGATATTCACCGCTTATCACAAGCCTTAGAAGTAAAAAATGCACTTGGGTTACCAAATCAGACGATTGAAGATACAAAAAATTTCAATCAAAATATGATAGATGAAGAAAAAGAAGGGAAAACTGTTTCACGTCTAATCTTAAATGAAGAAGGAAAATTAATTGGTATCACGACTTTAATGTTTATTGATCGTACAAAGAATAGTTGTCATATCGGTAGTTGGATTGGCTATGAATATTGGGGAGAAGGTTACAATTTACTTTCAAAAATAGCCATATTAAAAATAGCATTTTGCGAACTTCAATTAGATATCGTCTTTGCAGGTGCGAGAAATATAAATATACGTTCGCAAAAAGCCCAACAAAAATTACCCTTTATAAGATTGAACGTCGAAAATGATTTCCCACAAGAACATAAATTTCTAGAAAAAAAACAGAAGCAACCATGTGTCCTCCATGCTTTTCATAAAAATGATTTTATTCAGTTTATGACTGAATGA
- a CDS encoding GNAT family N-acetyltransferase, with the protein MAYNRVKNIITSERLILRLFQTSDAAKVTTLCNNYNIYKNTLYLPYPYSQNDALSWIENHYDNYIQDNSYEFAVTDKETNEVYGAIALSNNKRFNQGELAYWIGEPYWGKGYATEAAQLILQFAFEEKKMHKVFARYFSSNPASGKVMEKIGMEKEGVLKEHIIKDGKYENLVYYGIINGKN; encoded by the coding sequence ATGGCATATAATCGTGTAAAAAACATCATTACGTCTGAAAGACTCATCCTTAGATTATTTCAAACATCTGATGCAGCAAAGGTAACGACCCTTTGCAATAACTATAATATTTATAAAAATACATTATATTTACCATATCCATATAGCCAAAATGATGCGTTATCATGGATAGAAAATCATTACGATAATTATATTCAGGATAATTCCTACGAGTTTGCGGTAACAGATAAGGAAACGAACGAAGTATATGGAGCAATTGCGTTATCGAACAATAAACGTTTTAACCAAGGAGAGCTAGCATATTGGATTGGTGAGCCATATTGGGGAAAAGGCTATGCCACAGAGGCAGCGCAATTAATTTTACAATTTGCATTTGAAGAAAAGAAAATGCATAAAGTGTTTGCAAGATATTTCTCATCAAACCCTGCGTCAGGAAAAGTTATGGAGAAGATTGGTATGGAAAAAGAAGGGGTTTTAAAAGAGCATATAATAAAAGACGGTAAATATGAGAATTTAGTTTATTACGGAATTATTAATGGCAAAAATTAA
- a CDS encoding serine hydrolase encodes MKTNIEDHITDVMIENDFSGTVLVKNAKKTLTNKSNGYANRSEDIINSSDTRFGIASGCKLFTAIAICQLVEDGLLSFDTKLKDCLNISFPYFDKDITIHHLLTHTAGIPDYFDEEVMDDFEELWIKNPMYLIRTLEDFLPLFQNQSMKLKVGERFHYNNAGYILLGLIIEQTSQVKFADYIQEKIFKKSRMADSGYFEFDSLPQRTAFGYIDFPNGTWKTNIYSLPVKGGSDGGAFVTVNDMANLWDALINNQLLSEENTHQLLTPYINTRDDGNGFYGYGVWIEKNENEILKYHIMGYDPGVSFHSAFYPNTLIKTVICSNKSDGAYGIMKEIEKDLLK; translated from the coding sequence ATGAAAACCAATATTGAAGATCACATTACCGATGTTATGATTGAAAATGACTTTTCAGGAACAGTTCTTGTCAAAAATGCTAAAAAAACATTAACAAATAAAAGTAATGGTTACGCTAATCGTTCAGAGGATATAATAAACAGCTCCGATACAAGGTTTGGAATAGCGTCTGGTTGTAAATTATTTACAGCTATAGCAATTTGTCAACTTGTGGAGGATGGGCTTCTTTCCTTTGATACAAAGTTAAAAGATTGTCTTAATATTTCTTTTCCTTACTTTGATAAGGATATAACTATTCATCACCTATTGACACATACAGCTGGAATACCTGATTACTTTGATGAGGAAGTTATGGATGATTTTGAAGAGTTGTGGATTAAGAACCCGATGTATCTCATAAGAACTTTGGAAGATTTCTTACCATTATTTCAGAATCAATCAATGAAATTAAAAGTAGGCGAAAGATTTCATTATAATAATGCGGGATATATTTTACTTGGACTAATTATAGAACAGACAAGCCAAGTTAAATTCGCTGATTACATTCAGGAAAAAATATTCAAAAAATCCAGGATGGCTGACTCAGGCTATTTTGAATTCGATTCATTACCACAAAGGACAGCATTTGGGTATATTGATTTCCCTAATGGTACTTGGAAGACGAATATTTACTCATTGCCCGTAAAAGGTGGTTCAGATGGTGGAGCGTTCGTAACCGTGAATGATATGGCAAATTTATGGGATGCACTAATAAATAATCAATTATTAAGTGAAGAAAACACTCACCAGTTACTTACACCTTATATTAATACACGTGATGATGGGAATGGCTTTTATGGTTATGGCGTATGGATTGAGAAAAATGAGAATGAAATTTTGAAATATCACATAATGGGCTATGACCCTGGTGTTAGTTTCCATTCTGCGTTTTATCCTAATACATTAATTAAAACAGTAATTTGTTCGAACAAGTCGGACGGAGCATATGGCATTATGAAAGAAATCGAGAAAGATCTATTAAAGTAA
- a CDS encoding LysE family translocator — protein sequence MVNMSLFIITCVLLIILPGPDTAIVTKNTVVGGRTAGMQTLIGSCIGLVIHTVAAVAGLSAIIVQSAVAFSVIKYVGAAYLCYLGIRTLMNMRTKKNQVDEETVVVANGSSFFKQGFITNVTNPKVAVFFLTFLPQFLAPGSEPFWSFLLMGIIYTVLTLLWFIFYVFLLGIIRNFMKRPVTQSVIEVLTGSVLIGFGMKLALEKSNG from the coding sequence ATGGTCAATATGTCGCTTTTTATTATTACATGTGTGTTATTAATTATTTTGCCTGGTCCAGATACGGCGATTGTGACGAAAAATACAGTTGTCGGCGGGCGAACAGCGGGTATGCAAACGTTAATCGGCTCGTGTATTGGCTTAGTCATTCATACAGTTGCAGCGGTTGCGGGTTTGTCGGCCATTATTGTGCAATCAGCCGTTGCATTTTCGGTTATAAAATATGTCGGTGCAGCGTATCTTTGCTATTTAGGGATTCGGACGCTAATGAATATGCGTACAAAGAAAAATCAAGTGGATGAAGAAACAGTCGTAGTTGCAAATGGCAGTTCGTTTTTTAAACAAGGATTTATAACGAATGTGACGAATCCGAAAGTTGCGGTATTTTTCCTTACGTTTTTACCGCAATTTTTAGCACCAGGCAGTGAGCCGTTTTGGTCATTTTTATTGATGGGCATCATTTATACGGTGTTGACGTTGCTTTGGTTTATTTTCTATGTATTTTTACTGGGGATTATCCGCAATTTCATGAAACGTCCTGTAACTCAATCAGTCATTGAAGTGCTGACAGGTAGTGTATTAATTGGCTTTGGGATGAAGCTCGCATTGGAAAAATCAAATGGATGA
- the hpaB gene encoding 4-hydroxyphenylacetate 3-monooxygenase, oxygenase component, producing the protein MSAMTGQQYIERIDALKTYISIDGEVVTGKVSDHPAFKGVMQSQAKLYDLQHGNELKDVMQYLSPISGEQVGMSFLQPITKEDLVKRRHAAREWALSHQGFMGRSPDYMNTTLMALASAADFLKEKSNCFPEHLLHFYEYAREHDLTMTHTFIEPQVNRQKFYFEDEEITIAAKIVDKTSQGLIIKGARLLATQGGITDELLVISTNGYDEEKSFCFSIPSNTAGLKFLCRQSFVGGASTFDHPLSARFEEMDAIVVFDNVVVPWNRVFYYENIAVATQFMNVSGFQAFTLHQVLSRQIAKTEFVLGVVQSIVDTIHIGDYQHVQQKVVEVIVALETMKAFQLKSEEEAKRDGFGYLRPDHPTLQVAIQVFPKVYPTFTEIIQLLGASGLMSIPTEKAFHADTGDLEQYLQSALDGGEERVKKFRLAWDLTMSSFGTRQTLYERFFFGDPVRLSSILYHSYDREHLVKRIEDFLRKS; encoded by the coding sequence ATGTCAGCAATGACTGGGCAACAGTATATTGAACGTATAGATGCGTTGAAGACATATATTTCGATAGACGGAGAGGTTGTGACGGGGAAAGTTTCGGACCATCCAGCATTCAAAGGGGTTATGCAAAGCCAGGCAAAGCTATATGATTTACAACATGGAAATGAGTTAAAAGACGTGATGCAGTATTTGTCCCCAATAAGTGGGGAACAAGTCGGGATGTCGTTTTTACAGCCAATAACGAAGGAAGATTTAGTGAAGCGGAGACATGCGGCACGAGAATGGGCGTTATCGCATCAAGGTTTCATGGGAAGAAGCCCGGATTATATGAATACGACATTAATGGCACTTGCATCAGCAGCGGATTTTTTGAAAGAAAAGTCGAATTGTTTTCCGGAGCATTTACTTCATTTTTATGAATATGCACGTGAACATGATCTGACGATGACCCATACTTTTATCGAGCCACAAGTAAATCGACAAAAGTTCTATTTTGAAGATGAAGAAATAACAATTGCAGCAAAAATCGTCGATAAAACGAGTCAAGGTTTAATCATTAAAGGGGCTAGGTTACTTGCTACTCAAGGTGGGATTACCGATGAGTTACTAGTGATATCGACAAATGGCTATGATGAAGAAAAGAGCTTTTGCTTTTCGATTCCGAGTAATACAGCAGGGTTGAAGTTTCTTTGCAGACAATCGTTTGTCGGAGGAGCGTCCACGTTTGATCATCCATTAAGTGCTCGATTTGAAGAAATGGATGCGATTGTCGTATTTGATAACGTTGTTGTACCTTGGAATCGCGTATTTTACTACGAAAATATTGCGGTAGCTACTCAGTTTATGAATGTAAGTGGATTTCAAGCGTTTACCTTACATCAAGTATTGTCGCGGCAAATTGCCAAGACAGAATTTGTGTTAGGGGTTGTGCAATCGATTGTCGATACGATTCATATTGGCGATTATCAGCATGTACAGCAAAAAGTAGTCGAGGTGATTGTTGCTTTAGAAACGATGAAGGCGTTTCAGCTAAAGTCAGAGGAAGAAGCAAAGCGAGATGGCTTCGGCTATTTGAGACCAGATCATCCGACACTGCAAGTAGCGATCCAAGTTTTTCCTAAGGTTTATCCGACTTTTACGGAAATAATTCAATTGCTTGGTGCAAGTGGTTTAATGTCAATCCCAACTGAAAAGGCATTTCATGCAGATACAGGTGATTTAGAGCAGTATTTACAGTCTGCTCTTGATGGTGGAGAGGAGCGGGTGAAAAAATTTAGACTCGCTTGGGATTTAACGATGAGTAGCTTCGGTACACGACAAACACTTTATGAACGTTTTTTCTTCGGGGATCCAGTGCGCTTATCGAGTATCCTATATCATTCGTATGACAGAGAGCACCTTGTGAAGCGGATAGAAGATTTTTTACGAAAGTCCTAG
- a CDS encoding GNAT family N-acetyltransferase, giving the protein MNIRKATLQDAQGIAKVHVDSWRTTYKGILPQFFLDNLSYDNREVLWKKNIAVEKNVVLVAENVQGEIIGFADGSTRETNLVANASDLTTIYLLEQYQGQGIGKKLLKEMMESFKERQFQTIYVDVLADNKTRYFYENYGAEYVKSVQLTIGGKVVEEAVYVWKDIDAAIEKLS; this is encoded by the coding sequence ATGAATATTCGAAAAGCAACGCTGCAAGACGCACAAGGAATTGCAAAAGTACATGTAGATAGCTGGCGTACTACATACAAAGGAATATTGCCGCAATTTTTTTTAGATAACCTTTCGTATGATAATCGGGAAGTGTTATGGAAAAAAAATATTGCCGTTGAGAAGAATGTCGTATTGGTTGCAGAAAATGTACAAGGTGAGATTATCGGTTTTGCAGATGGTTCCACAAGGGAGACGAATTTAGTAGCAAATGCAAGTGACCTAACTACGATTTATTTATTAGAACAGTATCAAGGGCAGGGGATTGGCAAAAAGCTATTGAAAGAAATGATGGAATCCTTCAAGGAGAGACAGTTTCAAACCATTTACGTAGACGTTTTAGCCGATAATAAAACGCGCTACTTTTATGAAAATTATGGTGCAGAGTATGTGAAGTCAGTCCAATTAACCATTGGTGGGAAGGTGGTTGAAGAAGCTGTTTATGTTTGGAAAGATATAGATGCCGCAATAGAAAAGCTAAGTTAA
- a CDS encoding alpha/beta fold hydrolase, whose product MQWEQQLIETARGTFEIFKTGQGQPICVTHLYSEFNERGSRFASMFADYCTVYLVNLRGCGHSTNDTSIYNFSMQDSVADLEAIRQKLGFENWGFAGNSTGGMLALTYAIHAPQSLQYIVAGGLCASSDYMRHPASIYCKENPNNKRILEIIEMLGNPNSKLEQRQAGNKEWSLMSLYKEESFDNMISRPSSGKTVSKRLDYFSYVELPHFDLRPQLPNTMVKSYIFGGKYDAQCPHDFAVEAANLIPHATLTTFEQSNHYPFIEEEQEFESFVDAIFIEETTG is encoded by the coding sequence ATGCAATGGGAACAACAGCTAATTGAAACAGCGCGTGGGACGTTTGAAATATTTAAAACGGGACAAGGACAGCCGATTTGTGTGACGCATTTATATAGCGAGTTTAACGAAAGAGGAAGTCGTTTTGCAAGTATGTTTGCGGATTATTGCACAGTGTATTTAGTCAATTTGCGCGGCTGTGGGCATTCGACAAATGACACATCTATATACAATTTTAGTATGCAAGATAGCGTGGCAGACTTAGAAGCGATTCGGCAGAAGTTAGGCTTCGAAAATTGGGGATTTGCAGGAAATTCGACAGGGGGCATGTTAGCGCTAACGTATGCGATACATGCACCTCAAAGCTTACAATACATCGTGGCGGGTGGCCTTTGTGCATCATCGGATTATATGCGCCATCCAGCAAGTATTTATTGTAAAGAAAATCCCAACAACAAGCGAATTCTCGAAATTATTGAAATGCTCGGCAATCCAAATTCGAAATTAGAGCAAAGACAGGCTGGAAATAAAGAATGGTCGTTAATGTCGCTATATAAAGAAGAAAGCTTTGACAATATGATCAGCCGTCCAAGCAGCGGCAAGACGGTATCGAAGCGATTAGATTACTTTTCTTATGTAGAATTACCTCATTTCGATTTGCGTCCACAATTACCGAATACTATGGTGAAATCATATATATTTGGAGGCAAATATGATGCACAATGTCCGCATGACTTTGCTGTGGAGGCGGCTAACTTAATTCCTCATGCAACTTTGACAACATTTGAGCAAAGTAATCATTATCCATTTATAGAAGAAGAGCAGGAGTTTGAAAGCTTTGTTGATGCTATCTTTATTGAAGAAACGACCGGGTGA